In Zygosaccharomyces rouxii strain CBS732 chromosome F complete sequence, a single window of DNA contains:
- the NHA1 gene encoding Nha1p (similar to uniprot|Q99271 Saccharomyces cerevisiae YLR138W NHA1 Na+/H+ antiporter), with amino-acid sequence MVWGQLEPTKAHVAYACIGVFSSIFSLVSLFIKERLYIGESMVAGAFGLIVGPHCLDWFNPISWGDTDAITLEITRIVLCLQVFAVAVELPRKYMWKHWLSVTMLLVPVMTFGWLIIGLFVWIVIPGLNFSHSLLVAACITATDPILAQSVVSGKFAERVPGHLRNLLSAESGCNDGLAFPFIYLSLYLIMHPRQGGEIVKDWICITILWECLFGCLLGCVIGYCGRRAIRFAEEKKIIDRESFLAFYVVLTFMCAGFGSILGVDDLLTSFSAGAAFAWDGWFSERTKESNVSTVIDVLLNYAYFVYFGAIIPWQHFNDPVIGLDIWRLIILAIIVIFLRRIPAVLLLKPLIPDIKSWREAVFVGHFGPIGVGAVFASLTARAQLETQAEPHEETPLEILPEKGSKHWQIIWVIWPITCFFILTSIIVHGSSVAIITLGRHLNTITLTKTFTTNTTNGNGKSSWMQRLPALEKSGRSFSLQRVDTEAPSFSGQTAVETSGVPYTPAGGMKRGRKNRRNKRRKELLHVLSGNGTNEEELNDLGRERLQREKEARAATFALSTAANRGTNKDTLEAEGQTPGGSDSTEQVASNEPTKSDIDIMNREETVHAISGLDELARDREHGEINLIEGGGEEEDLGAISTPRSQTTEDIDEKLSRRESETGSRRSAESERMRKIREEEEQAHVAYAEDDQLIVENAEGEVIDEARYNKPRKDEEHGLHPHHHAQHENDGESPIIRSDSNRSGHSSLSSLKRVLSPKFEGKLQDKMRRSSSYRRANKYYAYKIDNQLIIEDKEGEVLRRYKINTHTSGNDKKKPEEKSGTAGGKVMNKALSAVGIKNRSAPNNPEGNVSPTRGEENLKMVRNPTPAPKDSYRRPEELENDEQGDTDDYEDEGEDSNDEDNRDSYDDNYTDDSEEDGEERDNVDGDSTSVRSNESETAVERERRLNALGHFSAPRDQDDEEEPPTPLEAQAQSGAKNSTTKKVKDSLGRKFHLK; translated from the coding sequence ATGGTTTGGGGTCAGCTGGAACCGACAAAAGCCCATGTTGCTTATGCTTGCATCGGGGTTTtctcatcgattttttcaCTGGTCTCACTATTTATCAAGGAAAGGCTTTACATCGGTGAATCCATGGTTGCAGGTGCATTTGGACTTATTGTAGGACCTCACTGTTTAGATTGGTTTAATCCCATATCCTGGGGTGATACAGATGCAATAACATTAGAGATAACAAGAATAGTTTTATGTTTACAAGTGTTTGCCGTGGCGGTAGAACTACCGCGTAAATACATGTGGAAACACTGGCTATCAGTTACTATGCTTTTAGTGCCAGTAATGACATTTGGATGGTTAATAATTGGACTATTTGTTTGGATAGTGATACCTggattgaatttttcacataGTCTTTTGGTGGCAGCTTGTATAACTGCAACCGACCCCATCCTGGCACAATCTGTGGTTTCAGGTAAATTTGCCGAGAGAGTTCCTGGTCATTTGAGAAACTTACTTTCAGCAGAATCGGGATGTAATGATGGATTAGCATTTCCCTTCATCTATTTGTCATTATATTTAATTATGCATCCCAGGCaaggtggtgaaattgTTAAGGATTGGATTTGTATTACCATCTTGTGGGAATGTTTGTTTGGTTGTTTACTAGGATGTGTTATTGGATACTGCGGCAGAAGAGCCATTAGATTTGcagaagagaaaaaaattattgatCGTGAATCCTTTTTGGCGTTCTACGTTGTCTTGACGTTTATGTGTGCCGGATTTGGCTCCATTTTGGGCGTTGATGATTTATTAACCTCATTTTCAGCAGGGGCTGCTTTTGCGTGGGATGGTTGGTTTTCTGAAAGGACAAAAGAAAGTAACGTATCAACCGTTATTGACGTCCTATTAAACTATGCATATTTTGTTTATTTTGGCGCTATTATTCCTTGGCAACATTTTAACGATCCGGTGATAGGGCTAGACATTTGGAGATTAATCATTTTGGCCATCATAGTCATTTTTTTAAGAAGAATCCCCGCCGTTCTTCTACTGAAACCTCTAATACCGGATATTAAATCTTGGCGTGAGGCTGTATTTGTTGGCCATTTTGGACCCATTGGTGTTGGTGCCGTTTTTGCCTCTCTAACTGCAAGAGCACAATTAGAAACTCAAGCCGAACCTCATGAAGAGACGCCtttagaaattttaccGGAGAAGGGTAGTAAGCATTGGCAAATCATTTGGGTAATATGGCCTATCACCTGTTTTTTCATTCTAACTTCTATTATAGTTCACGGTTCGTCAGTCGCAATTATTACTTTAGGTCGTCATTTGAACACAATCACGTTGACTAAGACCTTTACTACTAATACTACGAACGGTAATGGTAAATCGTCTTGGATGCAAAGATTACCTGCGCTAGAAAAAAGTGGCAGATCATTCTCTTTACAACGTGTGGATACAGAAGCTCCTTCATTCTCAGGTCAAACAGCAGTAGAAACTAGCGGCGTCCCCTACACACCAGCGGGGGGTATGAAGAGAGGACGTAAGAATCGGAGAAATAAACGTAGAAAGGAATTGTTACATGTATTATCAGGAAATGGTACTAATGAAGAGGAATTAAACGATTTAGGTCGGGAAAGGCTACAACGCGAAAAGGAAGCAAGGGCGGCAACTTTTGCATTAAGTACTGCCGCTAATAGGGGGACTAATAAGGATACTCTAGAAGCAGAAGGCCAAACACCTGGTGGATCAGATTCTACAGAACAAGTTGCATCGAATGAACCAACTAAATCAGATATTGACATCATGAACCGAGAAGAAACTGTACATGCAATCAGTGGGTTAGATGAACTAGCTAGAGATAGAGAACATGGTGAAATTAATCTAATTGAAGGTGGCGGTGAGGAAGAAGACTTAGGTGCCATTTCCACTCCTAGGTCTCAAACAACTGAAGATatcgatgaaaaattgtctAGAAGAGAATCGGAGACAGGTTCCAGAAGATCTGCAGAATCAGAGAGAATGAGAAAGattagagaagaagaagaacaggCCCATGTTGCATATGCCGAGGATGATCAACTCATTGTTGAAAACGCTGAAGGTGAAGTTATCGATGAAGCTAGATATAATAAGCCCAGAAAAGATGAGGAACATGGACTTCATCCACATCATCACGCTCAGCATGAAAATGATGGCGAGTCACCTATCATCCGTTCTGACAGTAATAGATCTGGACACAGCAGTTTAAGCAGTCTAAAGAGAGTACTTTCACCAAAATTCGAGGGTAAATTACAGGATAAAATGCGTAGATCGTCTTCTTATCGTCGTGCTAACAAATATTATGCATACAAGATTGACAACCAACTTATTATTGAAGAtaaagaaggtgaagtgCTAAGACGTTACAAAATTAACACGCACACAAGTGGTaatgataagaaaaaacctgaagaaaaatcagGAActgctggtggtaaagTTATGAATAAAGCGCTTTCAGCTGTTGGTATAAAGAATAGATCTGCTCCAAACAATCCCGAAGGAAATGTGTCACCAACTCGTGGGGAAGAAAACCTTAAAATGGTCAGAAATCCGACTCCAGCACCCAAGGATTCTTACAGAAGACCTGAAGAGTTGGAAAACGATGAACAAGGTGATACGGATGATtatgaagatgaaggtgaagatagcaatgatgaagataacAGGGACAGCTACGATGATAATTACACTGACGattcagaagaagatggcGAAGAGCGTGATAACGTTGATGGTGACTCTACTTCTGTGAGATCAAATGAATCTGAAACGGCAgtagaaagagaaagacgTCTAAATGCTCTGGGTCATTTCTCTGCACCAAGAGACCAAGACGAT